Within Synechococcus sp. NB0720_010, the genomic segment GGGTCCAGCGAGGAACCCTGGATCTGCTCCAGCGCGAGCAGGTGGCGGCTGTGGTCTGTACCACCTCCTTCGCCTCCGTGCAGTTCGCTGAAGCAGGGCTCGGTGCCCCGCTGTGGGACGCGCTCGGTGTTCCTGTCTTCCAGCTGCTCTGCAGCACCCAAACGCAGGAGGCTTGGAGCGCCAGTCCCATTGGTCTGTCCTCCCTGGATCTGACCCTGCAGGTGGCGATGCCGGAGCTCGACGGTCGCATCAGCACACGCGTTGGAGCCTTTAAGGAGCTGACCAGAGCTGATGCGCGCTTGGCCACAGCTCTGCATCGCTATCTACCGGAGCGGGAGCGGCTCGATTGGGTTGCGCAATTGGTGCAGCGCTGGTGCAGCCTGCGCGAGACCCCGGCGTCCGATCGCCGTCTGGCCTTGGTGCTGGCGAACTATCCAACCCGCAATGCGCGATTAGCCAACGGCGTCGGGCTCGACACCCCAGCCAGCGCTGCGGCGATGCTGCATTGGCTGAAGCAAGCGGGCTATGGACTACCGGAGCAGCTGCCAAGCGACGGAGACGGCCTGATTCAGGCGTTGCTCGCCGGACGGACGAATGACCCTGAAAGCACTCACCTGAAGGCCCTAGATCACCTTCCCCTTGCCGACTACCTGGCTTGGTTTGACGGAATCCCCGCAGCAGCTCGCAGCCGCCTGGAAGCCCAATGGGGTTCACCAAAACAGGATCCGTCGCTGGAGAAGGAGGGCTACCCCATCCATGGCCTGCAATACGGCCATGTGGTGGTGATGATCCAGCCGTCCCGGGGTTACGAGAGGGACCCAAGCCTCAGCTACCACTCCCCGGATCTGGTGCCGACCCACCAGTACCTGGCCCACTACCTCTGGCTGAACCATTCCGCAGCGGTCCAGCTGGTCTGCCATGTGGGGAAGCACGGCAACCTCGAGTGGCTTCCTGGAAAGGGACTTGGACTCTCGCCAGGCTGCTTCCCGGAACTGGCCTTAGGCCCGGTCCCCCACCTCTATCCGTTCATCGTCAATGACCCGGGTGAGGGCTCCCAGGCCAAGCGCCGTGCCCAGGCGGTCATCCTCGATCACCTCACCCCACCTCTTGGTCGTGCAGGACTCCATGGCGACTTGCGGGAACTCGAGGCTCTGATTGATGAGTACTGGGAATCCGTACAGCTAGGCAGTGCTCGGAGCGAGACGCTCCGCAGCGCGATCCTGACGCAACTGAGCCGCAGCGAACTCAGCGACGTCTTGGCCGCGGGCGACGCTGCGGATCCCCTCGATGCCGCCGACGGCTACCTCTGTGAACTCAAGGAAGCCCAGATCCGAACCGGTCTGCATCGCTTCGGCTTCCTTCCTGAGACGGAGGCCCTCGCTGAACTGCTGGCCTGTCTGGCCCGTCCCCCCCAGGAGGGTGGTCTCGGTCTAACCCAGGCCCTTGCCCTCGATGCGGCCTTGCAGCTGGACCCCTGGAGTGACCCAGAAGAATCCCCCCTCGAGCCCGTCGATCAGCAGCGGCTACTCGCCCTCGGCGTCAGACACCCCAGGGTCTGCGGGGATGCCATCGCCTGGCTTGAAGATCAGGCGCTTGATCTCTGCCGCTCACTTCTGGGCGAAGTGCACAGCCACGAGGCCGTCGGGCAACACACCGAGCACGTGCTGGAGCGTCTTGGCCAACGGCTCGTGCCGAATCTGCTTGGCTGCGGTGAGGCCGAGCGCACGGCCTTTCTGCGTGGTGTAGCAGGTGATCGGATCGCGGCAGGGCCCTCCGGTGCCCCCACCCGTGGACGGCCGGATCTCTTACCGACGGGCCGCAATTTCTACAGCGTTGATTTGCGCGGGCTGCCGACGGAAGCAGCCTGGGACCTGGGTCGACGTAGCGCAGAACTCCTGCTCGATCAGCATTTGATGGAGGAGGGGGAGCCCCTTCGCCATCTCGCCCTGTCGGTCTGGGGCACCAGCACGATGCGCAATGGCGGGGAGGACATTGGCCAGGCCCTGGCCTTGCTGGGCGTCCGCCCGGTCTGGGATGGACCCAGTCGCCGGCTGGTGGACCTGGAGTTGATTCCCCTCTCGGCCTTAGGTCGGCCCCGGGTGGATGTGACCCTGCGGATCTCAGGACTCTTCCGAGACGCCTTTCCCCAGCTGGTGGCGTGGGTCAACCGCGCCACGGCTCTGGTGGCTGCAGCCGATGAATCGGCTGAGGAGAACCCGCTCGCGCAAGCCGCGCAAAGGGATGGTCATGCCTGGCGGGTCTATGGCTCAGCCCCTGGGGCCTATGGAGCGGGCCTTCAAGGTCTGATCGACAGTGGTGACTGGGAGGGGCGTGGTGATCTGGCCGAGGCCTACCTGAATTGGGGCAGCTGGCGCTACGAGGGTGATGGCACTGGTGCCCTGCGCATTGCCTCCGACCGGGATGGTTTTCAGCAGCGCCTCTCGTCAGTCCAGGTCGTGCTGCAAAACCAGGACAACCGTGAGCATGACCTTCTGGATTCCGATGACTATTACCAGTTCCAGGGCGGGCTGAGTGCTGCGGTCGAGTCCGTTCGTGGTGTCGCACCAGCGGTTTGGTTCGGGGACCATTCACGCCATCAGCGGCCCCGCATCCACCGCCTGGAGAAGGAGTTCGACAAGGTGCTCCGCTCCCGCGTTCTCAATCCGCGCTGGATTGAAGGCATGCAACAGCACGGCTACAAGGGTGGCTTCGAGATGGCCGCCAGCCTCGATTACCTCTTCGCCTACGACGCGAGCACCGGTCGGGTTCCCGACTGGAGCTACGGCTCAATCTGCCAGCAGTGGCTTGAATCTCCCGAGGTTTTGGAGTTCCTGAAAACCCACAACCCTTGGGCCCTACGGGACATGGGCGAACGCCTGCTTGAGGCCCATCACCGCGGGCTCTGGAGCGGGGCACAAAAAAACCAGCTCGCGCATCTGCGTGAGCTGGTCTTGAATGCGGAGGCGCTGATCGAGGGTTAGAGGTCCTTGACCCAGCCCTTGAAGGCACCAATGTCCCCGGGCTTCGCCGTGCTCGTCGGGCTGGTGGGCTGTGCTTCGGCCTGCTGAGCTTTCTCTTGCTGCTTCTGGGCGTTGATGGCGGCAGGGCCACCGGGGACGTTCACGCCGACGGAGGAACCACGCTTGCGCTCGTCCAGCTCGGCCTGGCTCATCGGCTCGCAGAACGTCTTCTTGACTTCCTTCGGGATGCCACCCGTCAGATCGGTCTGCACCTCAGGTTTTTTCGGGTCACCAAGCCCATCAGATTTGATGACACGACGGGCCGTCATCGAGGCGACCTCGTCAACGATTTCCTTGCTCCCAGGGCTGGCAGCGGTGCCGGGGAAGGTGCGACGGATCGTGTTCGACTGACGCATGAAGTCGACATTCCCCATGCTGCTGGAGGAATCGGCGTCGAGGAAGAACGCTTCCTCCTTCTTCTTCGCTGGCTCCCGCTTGGTCAGGGGAGACTGCGACTGGTTATTGCCGAGCAGGCGATCAAACAGGCCCATCGCAAGGGTTCAGGATCTCCGGAAACCCTAGCGGCCACAAAGCTCGAACCCATGGGTATCGGTACCGCAACTTCGCAGAAGTGCGTGTTTGGTCAGAAGTTCTGAGACCGAGTCGCACACCAACGGCGTCGGACGCCATTGCGGCTGCATGTCGTAGTCGTAGTAGGCCTCGGCCCCATCGAACCCCAGATCTGCGGCAGCGGGGATCAATCGCTGAAACGGCAGTCGATAGCGGCCGGGGTGGGCCAGCAACGCCAATCCCCCAGCGGAATGGAGCCGGCGCCTGACCTCGCTGGCCTTCAGCGCTTCCCCGATCGGAGCTTGGCCCTGGCGATAGGGCTCCAGCGCAGGGTGTTCGGGATCAAAACCAAGACCGAGGACATGAACAAGGCAGCCCTCCAGCAGGCAGCTGATCTCGATGCCACTCCAGAGTTGGGGCGGGCTCATCCCGCTCTCCAGCTGCTGCTCAAACCAGCGCTGGATTGGCAAAAAAGCAGCAGTGCTGTGGTGATCGGTGACCGCCAAGTGCTCCAGGCCGATGGAGAGGGCCTGCTGGGCCAAGGCCTCAGGCGCGAGGCTGCCATCGCTGTTTGTGGTGTGGCAGTGGAAATTCAGCCGCGTTGGGCAGCATTCAGCCGTGACGGATTGCAGGACCGGAATCAGGGGATGGCGCACTAGCTAGCTGCGGCGGCTTCCTTCTCGGCCCGGAGGCGGCGCCAGCGGGCATAGAACTGAATCGAGGCGGCCATGAAGACCACCAGGGCCACGATGAACCAGGTGGCGGCTCCGGTTGGGAACTGGTTCTTGAAGACCACCAGCATCACAACGATCACCAACAGCAAGGTCGGCAGCTCATTGAGGGCCCGCAGTTGTTTGGGACTCCAGCCGCAGCTCCCCTGTTGCAGCTGCCCCATCAGGCGATAACAAAAGAAGTGATAGGCCAGCAGGGCCGCGACAAAGGCCAACTTGGCGTGCATCCATCCCTGCTGAAGCCAGGCAGGGTTGGCCACCAACAGGCCAATCGCCATCGAGACAGCCACCACCATTCCCGGTGTGGTGATGATGTTGGCCAGACGCTTTTCCATC encodes:
- a CDS encoding PHP domain-containing protein; translated protein: MRHPLIPVLQSVTAECCPTRLNFHCHTTNSDGSLAPEALAQQALSIGLEHLAVTDHHSTAAFLPIQRWFEQQLESGMSPPQLWSGIEISCLLEGCLVHVLGLGFDPEHPALEPYRQGQAPIGEALKASEVRRRLHSAGGLALLAHPGRYRLPFQRLIPAAADLGFDGAEAYYDYDMQPQWRPTPLVCDSVSELLTKHALLRSCGTDTHGFELCGR
- the hemJ gene encoding protoporphyrinogen oxidase HemJ, whose protein sequence is MTLAALPPEAYLWFKTLHIVGVVVWFAGLFYLVRLFIYHREAEELEPALKDAFQAQYGLMEKRLANIITTPGMVVAVSMAIGLLVANPAWLQQGWMHAKLAFVAALLAYHFFCYRLMGQLQQGSCGWSPKQLRALNELPTLLLVIVVMLVVFKNQFPTGAATWFIVALVVFMAASIQFYARWRRLRAEKEAAAAS
- the cobN gene encoding cobaltochelatase subunit CobN, with product MHRLAAVPGSHSPDDGVTYVEQPGAELVFLSSADTDLAALSACLDQHSCPAGAARQIQGLNLASLQHPAVLDHYIRTSLGGTQLVLIRLLGGRGHWSYGLEQFRQWASADSKRALVVLAGTADEDEALASLSSVPAELATASSRCLREGGTSNLLEVLGSLGHWLDHGQLQLPQVHAVEDPKAHDWRDDLGPRVGVILYRALLQSGDLALPEALLDSLRTQGLAPRALWVSSLRDPGVQRGTLDLLQREQVAAVVCTTSFASVQFAEAGLGAPLWDALGVPVFQLLCSTQTQEAWSASPIGLSSLDLTLQVAMPELDGRISTRVGAFKELTRADARLATALHRYLPERERLDWVAQLVQRWCSLRETPASDRRLALVLANYPTRNARLANGVGLDTPASAAAMLHWLKQAGYGLPEQLPSDGDGLIQALLAGRTNDPESTHLKALDHLPLADYLAWFDGIPAAARSRLEAQWGSPKQDPSLEKEGYPIHGLQYGHVVVMIQPSRGYERDPSLSYHSPDLVPTHQYLAHYLWLNHSAAVQLVCHVGKHGNLEWLPGKGLGLSPGCFPELALGPVPHLYPFIVNDPGEGSQAKRRAQAVILDHLTPPLGRAGLHGDLRELEALIDEYWESVQLGSARSETLRSAILTQLSRSELSDVLAAGDAADPLDAADGYLCELKEAQIRTGLHRFGFLPETEALAELLACLARPPQEGGLGLTQALALDAALQLDPWSDPEESPLEPVDQQRLLALGVRHPRVCGDAIAWLEDQALDLCRSLLGEVHSHEAVGQHTEHVLERLGQRLVPNLLGCGEAERTAFLRGVAGDRIAAGPSGAPTRGRPDLLPTGRNFYSVDLRGLPTEAAWDLGRRSAELLLDQHLMEEGEPLRHLALSVWGTSTMRNGGEDIGQALALLGVRPVWDGPSRRLVDLELIPLSALGRPRVDVTLRISGLFRDAFPQLVAWVNRATALVAAADESAEENPLAQAAQRDGHAWRVYGSAPGAYGAGLQGLIDSGDWEGRGDLAEAYLNWGSWRYEGDGTGALRIASDRDGFQQRLSSVQVVLQNQDNREHDLLDSDDYYQFQGGLSAAVESVRGVAPAVWFGDHSRHQRPRIHRLEKEFDKVLRSRVLNPRWIEGMQQHGYKGGFEMAASLDYLFAYDASTGRVPDWSYGSICQQWLESPEVLEFLKTHNPWALRDMGERLLEAHHRGLWSGAQKNQLAHLRELVLNAEALIEG